The genome window AAAACAAAATTCAAATTATTATTCTGCTTTCTTATAAGTTTCATATAATCTGTACTATATCGTTTTTTAGATATAAATAAACTTTCTTTATTGTAAGCAATTGCTAACTGATAATTTAAATTTGTTTTATAATGAAGATTTTCATTTAAATGTAAAGGCAATGAAACTGCTAAATTTTCAGCCAGTTCTGATTTCTCACCTATTGATGTAAATGTCAGAATAAGAATATTGGGCTTCACACGTCTACTTTGATTTAGCATAAATTCAGGATGATTAAACTCATAATACCAGATAGGCTTGTTTGTTGAAAAAAAGTGAGTTACAGTATTTTCTTCTGTATTATTCCAAGTTTCAGCCTTTATTTTTAATTTCCAGAAATAATCTTCATAATACATAAACTTTTTATAATGTTCAATCCAAGGGAATTTAGATGTAAATTTACAAAGTTCCAGTCCTTCCTTATACATATCTTTTATTTTATAATATTTCAAAACATTTAAAGCAGTATAAGCATTGTGTTTTTCTGGATTATAATATGCCAGTACATACTGCTTGAACTCATCATAAAGTTCATTTAAAATATAAATACTTGATGTAATATACATTACTTCAGCATTATAACCAGATTCTTTCAAAGCATTTATCAAAAAATAATTACCACTTTCCTTATTACCTTTTTTAAAGTAAACTATGGCCTGCTTCATTTTTGCACGCCAATTTCCTGATATTTCAGAAAGTTTTTCAAGTTTGTTCTCATATTCTTCATTACTTCTATTTTTTACAATATCAAAATATTTTTTAAATGCTATTGATGAATTTGGGTTAATTTCAATTGCTTCATAATACTTCTTTTCCGCTTCAGCTGACTTGCCACAAAGCTCTAATGCTTCGGCATAGGCTATACAAAGTCCTTCAGTCAAATTATTGATATTTAGATTTTTTTCATATAGTTCAACAGCATTCTGGCATGACCCTGTTTTTATATGATAAGTTCCAAGTAAAATCAGTTTTCTCTCAAAATTTTCATCAGTTGCATAAAATCTTAATACTGCTTCTTTTACCTCTGGATAAACCCCTTTTGAAAATGCATCTTGAATTATCGGATATAATCCATCCATATTACTCCAATTTTTCTTTATAGCTGGATATAATTTTTTTTCAATCCAGTCTTTTTTGGGCATTTTAAATTCTTTTCCGAACTCATCATAGTAGGAAATATCTTTAAAGTCATCTGAGTAATTACCACTTTCAATCATTTCGGATTCATTATTTACAATATCGTAGATTGGTCTTCTAATCTGCTGATTATTGACGTTATTATTTATATTAACTTCTTGATTTACTGTCTTTTTATTTCTTTTTTTATCAGAAGATTTAAAAAAATTAAAAATCCCCATACATCCTCCTATCTAAAAAGTAATCTTTATAACTTATTTTATTATAGTTATAAAATTGTCACAGTAATAGTATAGCATAATTTATTTATTTTTGTTATATTTTTTTAAAATTTTTTCTATTCAATTTTAAAATAATCCAAAAGATACTTATTATATTTTAAATCTAACTTTAAAAATTAAGTAAAGCTCAAATTTTGTTAGAAAAACAATACCTTTCAGATTTAATTTTTATAGTAAAACTAGTTTAAAACAGAACTCAAAAATTATGACTATTTTATTCAAACCCAAAATTATATAATTTTTATCAGTTCAATTTTAAATGGGTTCTATTATATAATAAAAATAAAAAGTGAGATTATTAAAAATCTCACAATTAAAAAGTTTTTATTTTTCATTATTTTCATCTAAAAAATTATTAGAGATTTGACTATTTCTCAAATCAATTTCTTCTTTATCTTTAAAATTATATTTGCTGTCTTTTCCTTCGTTTTTTAAATAGTTATTTTCAACATTTAGATAAATCACAATTTGTAAAGCTTGAGAATATAGAAGGAGTAAAAAAATAAATACTGAAATAACAATAACTACCAAGAATACACCTATTCCATTAGAAAAACCTCTAACAATACTAGAAAGTGGCAAGATAATTATAATACTTCCTATAATAGCTACTATTACAAATATTATTCCAGGAATTATTTTCTTTAGCCTATTTCCTTTGGACAGTTTCAAGCTATAATCCAGTGATTCTGAAAGAGTAAGATTACGAATATAATATATATCAAAAAAGTAAAGTAGCGCCCATATAAATATAACTATCATAGCTATATTTGCTAAAAGGGCTAAAAAAGTCCCTATGAAAGGTAATCTTTCTAACACAGATAAAATTATCCTTAAACCTAAACTTATTCC of Leptotrichia hongkongensis contains these proteins:
- a CDS encoding tetratricopeptide repeat protein produces the protein MGIFNFFKSSDKKRNKKTVNQEVNINNNVNNQQIRRPIYDIVNNESEMIESGNYSDDFKDISYYDEFGKEFKMPKKDWIEKKLYPAIKKNWSNMDGLYPIIQDAFSKGVYPEVKEAVLRFYATDENFERKLILLGTYHIKTGSCQNAVELYEKNLNINNLTEGLCIAYAEALELCGKSAEAEKKYYEAIEINPNSSIAFKKYFDIVKNRSNEEYENKLEKLSEISGNWRAKMKQAIVYFKKGNKESGNYFLINALKESGYNAEVMYITSSIYILNELYDEFKQYVLAYYNPEKHNAYTALNVLKYYKIKDMYKEGLELCKFTSKFPWIEHYKKFMYYEDYFWKLKIKAETWNNTEENTVTHFFSTNKPIWYYEFNHPEFMLNQSRRVKPNILILTFTSIGEKSELAENLAVSLPLHLNENLHYKTNLNYQLAIAYNKESLFISKKRYSTDYMKLIRKQNNNLNFVLAGNILKMPNVEKYEIEIYLYDTFNEQKSILINKIYDGNNIYSVQNDLLKAVSTFFERDFSIKYEKNLDNLILFSPKMKFLIQSKAHKEHQSWRYKKLLSDQIDVVLEDRNNDLKKINLLALLYEIKQTNSQLLKFQKPLIYSMNIHGIFETQTLKILAPIIFKIYDDDVNFQANIEALNITDSNYLSWINKFSGE